The following are encoded together in the Candidatus Hydrogenedentota bacterium genome:
- a CDS encoding prepilin-type N-terminal cleavage/methylation domain-containing protein, whose protein sequence is MAAKRPGDVSPFEGGGPSGPGDVSSRASRAGFTLLEVVIALTILAVGIMAVMALFPASLTQQRVAAERTVIASLARTQLSEVRTGGMGASLSEWIRGNAYRVVDAAARGYTLYDSWRASATRVGGPGVELYRVVFSVRLNNGREEEFVTYVTDR, encoded by the coding sequence GTGGCCGCAAAGCGGCCGGGGGATGTTTCCCCCTTTGAAGGGGGTGGCCCTTCAGGGCCGGGGGATGTCTCCTCCCGCGCATCCCGGGCGGGCTTCACCCTGCTCGAGGTCGTCATCGCCCTGACCATCCTGGCCGTGGGCATCATGGCGGTCATGGCGCTTTTCCCCGCCTCGTTGACGCAGCAGCGGGTGGCGGCGGAACGCACGGTCATCGCCTCGCTGGCGCGCACCCAGTTGAGCGAGGTGCGCACCGGCGGCATGGGCGCCTCCCTTTCAGAGTGGATTCGCGGCAACGCCTACCGCGTGGTGGACGCCGCCGCACGCGGCTACACCCTGTACGACTCGTGGCGCGCAAGTGCCACCCGCGTGGGCGGGCCGGGAGTCGAGCTGTACCGCGTCGTGTTTTCCGTCCGCCTGAACAACGGGCGCGAGGAGGAGTTTGTCACCTATGTCACCGACCGCTGA
- a CDS encoding prepilin-type N-terminal cleavage/methylation domain-containing protein, whose product MRRLKRHSAPGFSLVELLVVLAVIGIIGGISIPIVRMFSQNDLQRGARELHTVLRAARVYAATYNVNTAVIYQLNTGVMDDTVRRQTVRCLQAAAVVYQLPADMGLHKGKYVPVPKFGAEFRPFTQGHAVLLDTVPDQTGGPPGLPVYARMEGGEFYVGENAETVNIQNSLGMTSVPVYLGHISPNSADWEAEYDETASVRYLGHVFNSAGQLSSGGEAQRYRMLFAPAPDRPREERMWSTLPLTEDDVLVKWLSGDMPGGVMGMLGVPIEIFRSTGRVNMGSL is encoded by the coding sequence ATGCGCCGGTTAAAAAGACATAGCGCGCCGGGATTCAGCCTGGTCGAGTTGCTGGTGGTGCTCGCCGTCATCGGCATCATCGGCGGCATCTCCATCCCCATCGTGCGCATGTTCTCGCAGAACGACCTGCAGCGCGGCGCGCGCGAGCTGCACACGGTGCTCCGCGCGGCCCGGGTCTACGCGGCCACCTACAATGTGAACACGGCGGTGATTTACCAGTTGAACACCGGCGTGATGGACGACACGGTCCGGCGGCAGACCGTGCGCTGCCTCCAGGCCGCGGCCGTGGTTTACCAGTTGCCCGCGGACATGGGCCTCCACAAGGGGAAATACGTGCCCGTTCCGAAATTCGGGGCGGAATTCCGGCCCTTCACGCAGGGGCACGCCGTGCTGCTGGACACCGTGCCCGACCAGACCGGCGGCCCCCCCGGGCTGCCTGTCTATGCGCGCATGGAGGGGGGGGAGTTCTACGTCGGGGAGAACGCCGAGACGGTGAACATCCAGAACAGCCTCGGCATGACCTCGGTGCCCGTTTATCTGGGCCACATTTCCCCGAATTCAGCGGACTGGGAGGCGGAATATGACGAAACCGCCTCGGTGCGCTATCTGGGCCATGTTTTCAACTCCGCGGGCCAGCTCTCCTCCGGCGGCGAGGCCCAGCGGTACCGGATGCTTTTCGCGCCCGCGCCCGACCGGCCCCGCGAGGAGCGGATGTGGAGCACCCTGCCATTGACCGAGGATGACGTGCTGGTCAAGTGGCTCTCCGGCGACATGCCCGGGGGGGTGATGGGGATGCTGGGGGTGCCCATAGAGATATTCCGCAGCACGGGCCGCGTGAACATGGGAAGTTTATGA